The region ATTTACTCATTCTCTAGTGACGCTTCTcctgatataaaatttaaattctacaTAGACCCTGTAAGTGGGGAAATTATAGTTACAGGACACATcgattttgaagaaagaaaaacctacaaAATCCGAGTAGAGGCGACTGATAAAGGCTCCCTACCCCTGACTGGTCACTGTACAGTTCTTGTGGAAGTTTTGGACGCTAATGATAATGCTCCTAAGTTGACTATCAAAACTCTCTGGCTCCCCGTCCAAGAGGACGCTCAGCTGGGGACAATCATCGCCCTGATCAGTGTGATTGACGGAGATGAAGGTGAAAATGGACAGGTGACCTGTTCTCTGACACCTCATGTCCCCTTCAAGCTAGTGTCCACCTTCAGGAATTACTATTCGCTGGTCCTAGACAGTGCCTTGGATCGTGAGAGCGTAGCGAACTATGAAGTAGTGGTCACCGCGAGGGACGGGGGCTCGCCTTCGCTGTCCGCCACAGCCAGCGTGTCCGTGGAGGTGGCCGACGTGAACGACAACGCGCCCGCGTTCGCGCAGCCCGAGTACACCGTGTTCGTGAAGGAGAACAACCCGCCCGGCTGCCACATCTTCACCGTGTCGGCGCGAGACGCGGACGCGCAGGAGAACGCGCAGGTGTCCTACTCGCTGGTGGAGCGGCGGGTGGGCGAGCGCGCGCTGTCGAGCTACGTGTCGGTGCACGCGGAGAGCGGCAAGGTGTACGCGCTGCAGCCGCTGGACCACGAGGAGCTGGAGCTGCTGCAGTTCCAGGTGAGCGCGCGCGACGCGGGCGTGCCGCCCCTGGGCAGCAACGTGACGCTGCAGGTGTTCGTGCTGGACGAGAACGACAACGCGCCTGCGCTGCTGCCGCCCGGGCCAGGCGGAGGACCCAGCGCCGTGAGCCAGGTGGTGTCGAGGTCGGTGGACGCGGGCCACGTGGTGGCGAAGGTGCGCGCGGTGGACGCGGACTCGGGCTACAACGCGTGGCTGTCGTACGAGCTGCAGCCGGCGGCGGGTGGCGCGCGCAGCCCGTTCCGCGTGGGGCTGTACAGCGGCGAGATCAGCACGACGCGCGCCCTGGACGAGGCGGACGCGCCGCGCCAGCGCCTGCTGGTGCTGGTGAAGGACCACGGCGAGCCGGCGCTGACGGCCACGGCCACCGTGCTGCTGTCGCTGGAGGACAGCGGCCAGGCGCCCAAGGCCTCTTCGCGGGCGTTGTCTGGTGCAGCTGGCGCAGAGACGGCGTTAGTGGATGTGAACGTGTACCTGATCGTCGCCATCTGCGCGGTGTCCAGCCTGTTGGTGCTCACGCTGCTGCTGTACACGGCGCTGCGGTGCTCGGCGCCGCCCAGCGAGGGCGCGTGCGGGCCGGGGAAGCCCAGGCTGGTGTGCTCCAGCGCGGTGGGGAGCTGGTCTTACTCGCAGGAGAGGCGGCAGAGGGTGTGCTCAGGGGAGGGGCCGCCCAAGACGGACCTCATGGCCTTCAGCCCCAGTCTTCCGCCGTGTCCGCAACCAGAAGTGGAAGTGGAAGAACAGTCTATTGAAGGCGACCACTCTATCAAGGTGGgttattacttttttattttcatgctttgctgcgtgaatattttattttatcccgTTTTCC is a window of Muntiacus reevesi chromosome 1, mMunRee1.1, whole genome shotgun sequence DNA encoding:
- the LOC136158275 gene encoding protocadherin alpha-9-like, encoding MLCASQGNQGNRNLLLLFVTLLAWETGSGQVRYSVMEEAKHGTFVGHIAQDLRLELQELVPRLFQVNSKGLGDLLEVNLQNGILFVNSRIDREELCGRSAECSIHLEVIVDRPLQVFHVEVDVKDINDNPPVFQGTQKILFIAESRPLDSQFPLEGASDADIGENALLTYRLSSSEYFSLDVPTTDQQVKPLSLVLRKPLDREESPELHLVLTATDRGKPELTGTVQLLINVLDANDNAPVFDRTLYAVKLAENVPNGTLVIKLNASDLDEGLNADIIYSFSSDASPDIKFKFYIDPVSGEIIVTGHIDFEERKTYKIRVEATDKGSLPLTGHCTVLVEVLDANDNAPKLTIKTLWLPVQEDAQLGTIIALISVIDGDEGENGQVTCSLTPHVPFKLVSTFRNYYSLVLDSALDRESVANYEVVVTARDGGSPSLSATASVSVEVADVNDNAPAFAQPEYTVFVKENNPPGCHIFTVSARDADAQENAQVSYSLVERRVGERALSSYVSVHAESGKVYALQPLDHEELELLQFQVSARDAGVPPLGSNVTLQVFVLDENDNAPALLPPGPGGGPSAVSQVVSRSVDAGHVVAKVRAVDADSGYNAWLSYELQPAAGGARSPFRVGLYSGEISTTRALDEADAPRQRLLVLVKDHGEPALTATATVLLSLEDSGQAPKASSRALSGAAGAETALVDVNVYLIVAICAVSSLLVLTLLLYTALRCSAPPSEGACGPGKPRLVCSSAVGSWSYSQERRQRVCSGEGPPKTDLMAFSPSLPPCPQPEVEVEEQSIEGDHSIKDVVVLQGEDCLNGKK